A part of Phoenix dactylifera cultivar Barhee BC4 chromosome 2, palm_55x_up_171113_PBpolish2nd_filt_p, whole genome shotgun sequence genomic DNA contains:
- the LOC103716080 gene encoding probable methyltransferase PMT3, with amino-acid sequence MRGRSDGGQNRHLVTLMWVMVVFLGLLFLYYGSFFGPGKQHASTTIESVSKLRTFKWVSDNNGGNIKSDESIFGQEGGDDNFMLKTFPVCDDRHSELIPCLDRNLIYQMRLKLDLNLMEHYERHCPQPERRYNCLIPSPPGYKVPIKWPKSRDEVWKVNIPHTHLAHEKSDQNWMVDAGEKIKFPGGGTHFHYGADKYIALIANMLGFPNNNLNNEGRIRTVLDVGCGVASFGGYLLSSDIVAMSFAPNDVHQNQIQFALERGIPAYLGVLGTKRLPYPSRSFEFAHCSRCRIDWLQRDGILLLELDRLLRPGGYFAYSSPEAYAQDEEDLRIWREMSAFVERMCWKIAVKRNQTVIWVKPLTNDCYMNREPGTRPPLCRANDDPDAVWGVRMETCITPYSKQMHRARGSGLAPWPARLTTPPPRLADFDYTSEMFTKDMEIWRRRVDKYWSLLNQKIKPNTVRNLMDMKANMGSFAAALKDKDVWVMNVVPEDGPNTLKIIYDRGLIGTVHDWCQAFSTYPRTYDLLHAWTVFSDLEKKGCSAEDLLIEMDRILRPTGFVIIRDKQPVVKFIKKYLTALHWESVAVADAEANPDSEDTEMVFVIRKKMWSADGSLKDSA; translated from the exons ATGAGGGGAAGAAGTGATGGAGGACAGAATAGGCATTTGGTTACTTTGATGTGGGTTATGGTGGTCTTTCTTGGTTTACTGTTTCTATATTATGGATCTTTCTTTGGTCCTGGAAAGCAGCATGCCAGCACCACTATAGAGTCGGTTAGTAAATTACGAACATTCAAGTGGGTTAGCGATAACAATGGAGGGAATATCAAATCAGATGAGTCTATTTTTGGGCAGGAAGGTGGTGATGACAATTTCATGCTTAAGACCTTTCCA gtgTGTGATGATCGGCATTCTGAGTTGATACCCTGCTTAGACAGAAATCTTATATATCAGATGAGATTGAAGCTGGATTTGAATTTGATGGAGCACTATGAAAGGCATTGCCCTCAGCCAGAGAGGCGCTACAATTGTTTGATTCCTTCACCACCTGGCTATAAG GTTCCTATAAAATGGCCAAAAAGTCGAGATGAAGTTTGGAAAGTGAACATACCTCATACACACCTTGCACATGAAAAGTCTGATCAAAACTGGATGGTTGATGCGGgagaaaaaattaaatttcCAGGGGGAGGCACTCATTTTCATTATGGAGCAGATAAGTATATAGCATTAATTGCAAAT ATGCTCGGCTTTCCAAATAATAATCTCAACAATGAAGGAAGGATCCGGACAGTTCTAGATGTTGGCTGTGGTGTTGCAAGCTTTGGGGGTTATCTACTTTCATCTGATATTGTAGCAATGTCTTTCGCACCCAATGATGTGCATCAAAACCAGATCCAGTTTGCTCTTGAGAGAGGAATTCCTGCTTACCTTGGTGTTTTAGGGACAAAGAGGCTCCCGTACCCTAGCAgatcctttgaatttgctcattGTTCTCGTTGTAGGATTGATTGGCTTCAAAGGGATGGGATTCTTCTGCTTGAGTTAGATAGATTGCTTAGGCCTGGAGGCTACTTTGCTTATTCATCTCCTGAAGCATATGCACAGGATGAAGAGGATCTTAGAATATGGAGGGAAATGAGTGCTTTTGTTGAACGAATGTGCTGGAAGATTGCTGTTAAACGAAACCAGACTGTAATTTGGGTCAAACCTCTAACAAATGATTGCTATATGAACAGAGAACCAGGCACTCGACCTCCTTTGTGCAGAGCCAATGATGATCCAGATGCAGTATGGGGTGTACGGATGGAAACCTGTATTACCCCTTATTCTAAAC AGATGCATAGAGCTAGGGGTAGTGGATTGGCTCCTTGGCCTGCTCGCTTAACTACTCCTCCTCCCCGTCTTGCTGATTTTGACTATACCAGTGAAATGTTTACAAAAGACATG GAAATTTGGCGAAGAAGGGTTGACAAATATTGGAGCTTATTGAATCAGAAAATCAAACCAAACACTGTAAGAAACTTGATGGACATGAAGGCAAATATGGGGTCATTTGCAGCTGCTCTCAAGGACAAGGATGTTTGGGTGATGAATGTTGTGCCAGAAGATGGACCAAACACCCTTAAAATAATTTATGACAGAGGCCTAATAGGGACTGTACATGACTG GTGCCAAGCCTTCTCAACCTACCCTCGAACCTATGATCTCCTCCATGCATGGACCGTCTTCTCTGATCTTGAGAAGAAAGGCTGCAGTGCTGAGGACCTTCTCATTGAGATGGACCGTATACTCAGACCAACTGGTTTTGTAATTATTCGAGACAAGCAGCCAGTTGTGAAATTTATAAAAAAGTATTTGACAGCATTGCACTGGGAATCAGTAGCTGTGGCAGATGCTGAGGCCAATCCAGATTCAGAAGATACTGAGATGGTGTTTGTGATCCGGAAGAAAATGTGGTCTGCAGATGGGAGCCTCAAGGATTCAGCATAA